A genomic stretch from Pochonia chlamydosporia 170 chromosome 4, whole genome shotgun sequence includes:
- a CDS encoding OPT oligopeptide transporter (similar to Neosartorya fischeri NRRL 181 XP_001258130.1) has protein sequence MVLGLRSRKGDSGDGNIEPVVVNDSSSEKHGLEDAKSAQPERTELEHSHLTDEQAARRLKLFREAAENDPNIDVDDLGAVDYAVDGHDVNKENQLVDELMENSPYPEVRAAVRNYDVDLPANTIRAWIIGMLMTTIFSGINMLFSLRQPSIYISSYVAQLVAYPVGVGMAKILPNKEFNMFGLKFNLNPGPFNFKEHGLIVLMANAAYGSGASYFTDILTAQKAFYGFDFGVVYAILLGLTTQVIGFGMAGLVRIWLVEPAAMIWPADLVNVAFMYTLHDHSKTDPAKTNGWSISRYRWFLYIFVGAFCWYWIPGFLFQALSVFVFPVFIAPNNVTVNKVFGGWTGMGLLPITFDWTQIAGYAGSPLIPPWHAIANTLIGVVTFFWITCAGLHWTGTWYADWLPFSDDTSWDNTQNPYNVSRVLTPENTLDVKKYEEYSPIFLSTTFAMAYGLSFASIIALIFHAALFHSKEIWLRWRDKEHALDDVHARMMRKYPQVPQWWFGLVFLVMFALCFVTCYVWDTGLTWWAVILAMIIALVWLIPIGIVQAVTNIQLGLNVFTEFIIGYMLPGRPTAMMMFKTYGYITMTQGLAFVADMKLGHYLKLPPRTMFFGQIVATIWAVFVQIGVFYWAMGSLKDVCTPHAVAHFTCPNGSVFFTASVLWGLIGPARIFSGKGIYTSLQYFWIVGAALPISFWLIRRKWPNSFVRYLNAPVIFAGSGLIPPATPLNYVSWGIVGFIFNRWIRGRWRGWWVRFNYVTSAGLDSGLAISTIIIVLTLSLTNTAAPSWWGNNVAGTTLDANDAAFNKVLEQGQTFGPRTW, from the exons ATGGTACTCGGCCTTAGGTCTCGCAAGGGGGACTCGGGAGATGGCAACATCGAACCAGTGGTGGTAAATGACAGCTCCTCGGAGAAACACGGCCTGGAGGACGCCAAGTCAGCGCAGCCCGAGCGTACAGAGCTGGAACACTCTCACCTCACTGATGAACAGGCCGCTCGTCGATTGAAACTCTTTCGAGAAGCCGCTGAAAATGACCCGAATATTGACGTTGACGACCTCGGTGCGGTTGACTATGCCGTGGATGGGCATGATGTTAACAAAGAGAATCAACTAGTGGATGAACTCATGGAGAACTCACCTTATCCAGAA GTTCGTGCTGCGGTTCGAAACTATGACGTTGACCTGCCGGCCAACACGATTCGTGCCTGGATTATCGGGATGCTCATGACGACGATATTCTCTGGAATCAACATGCTCTTCTCGCTTCGTCAACCATCAATATATATCTCTTCCTACGTGGCCCAGCTTGTTGCATATCCTGTCGGCGTCGGCATGGCTAAAATTCTCCCCAACAAGGAGTTCAACATGTTTGGACTCAAGTTCAACCTAAACCCTGGGCcattcaacttcaaagagCATGGCCTCATTGTACTTATGGCAAATGCTGCTTATGGCAGTGGGGCGTCATATTTCACCGACATCCTTACCGCCCAAAAGGCCTTCTACGGCTTTGACTTTGGAGTCGTTTACGCAATTTTGTTAGGCCTCACAACCCAGGTTATTGGATTTGGCATGGCTGGCCTCGTCCGTATCTGGTTAGTTGAGCCGGCAGCTATGATTTGGCCAGCAgacctcgtcaatgtcgccTTCATGTATACTCTTCACGATCATTCCAAGACTGACCCTGCAAAGACAAATGGCTGGTCCATTAGCAGGTACAGGTGGTTCTTGTATATATTCGTGGGCGCCTTTTGCTGGTATTGGATCCCCGGATTTCTTTTCCAGGCGCTGAGCGTTTTTGTCTTCCCGGTCTTCATAGCGCCGAACAACGTTACTGTGAACAAGGTTTTTGGAGGCTGGACAGGCATGGGTCTGTTACCAATTACCTTTGACTGGACACAGATTGCGGGCTATGCTGGATCTCCGTTAATTCCGCCCTGGCATGCTATTGCTAACACCTTGATTGGTGTTGTCACCTTCTTTTGGATTACCTGCGCTGGTCTTCACTGGACAGGGACATGGTATGCCGATTGGCTTCCCTTTAGTGACGATACCTCATGGGATAATACGCAAAATCCGTACAACGTTTCACGAGTTTTGACTCCAGAAAATACCTTGGACGTTAAGAAATACGAGGAATACTCTCCCATCTTTCTCTCAACGACTTTTGCAATGGCATACGGTTTATCTTTCGCAAGTATTATCGCACTCATTTTCCACGCCGCGCTATTCCATTCCAAGGAGATCTGGCTTCGCTGGCGTGACAAGGAGCATGCATTGGATGATGTTCACGCTAGAATGATGCGCAAGTACCCTCAGGTACCACAGTGGTGGTTTGGGCTAGTATTCCTCGTCATGTTTGCCCTCTGCTTTGTGACCTGTTATGTTTGGGATACAGGTTTGACGTGGTGGGCAGTCATCCTGGCCATGATAATTGCGCTCGTCTGGCTCATACCAATTGGAATTGTTCAAGCTGTCACCAATATACAGCTTGGACTGAATGTTTTTACCGAATTCATCATCGGTTACATGTTACCAGGACGCCCcacggccatgatgatgttcaAGACATACGGCTACATTACAATGACGCAGGGCCTTGCTTTTGTCGCCGATATGAAACTTGGTCATTATCTCAAACTGCCTCCCCGAACCATGTTTTTTGGCCAAATTGTTGCTACCATATGGGCAGTTTTTGTTCAGATTGGCGTATTTTACT GGGCCATGGGCTCACTCAAAGATGTTTGCACGCCACACGCCGTCGCCCACTTTACCTGTCCTAACGGTTCTGTTTTCTTCACGGCGTCTGTCTTATGGGGTCTCATCGGCCCTGCGCGTATTTTCTCTGGCAAAGGAATCTACACGAGCCTGCAGTACTTCTGGATCGTGGGTGCGGCGTTGCCAATTTCGTTTTGGCTGATTCGAAGAAAGTGGCCCAACAGCTTTGTTCGATATCTAAATGCTCCGGTCATCTTTGCTGGTAGTGGATTGATCCCACCCGCTACACCATTGAACTACGTATCATGGGGAATCGTGGGATTCATATTCAACAGATGGATTCGGGGCCGCTGGAGAGGTTGGTGGGTACGATTCAACTACGTCACCTCGGCTGGTCTTGATAGCGGACTTGCTATTTCTACTATCATTATCGTCTTAACTCTAAGTCTTACCAATACAGCCGCACCAAGCTGGTGGGGTAATAATGTTGCTGGCACGACGTTGGATGCCAACGATGCCGCCTTCAACAAGGTCCTTGAACAGGGCCAGACGTTTGGGCCGAGAACCTGGTGA
- a CDS encoding cholinesterase (similar to Magnaporthe oryzae 70-15 XP_003719431.1), which yields MRFKPPSDPSSIHGIQQADKHGLICLGTGSPANNETFESQSEDCLFIDVYAPTQATATSKLPVFFFIQGGGFVSNSNSNYNGSGLIEASDRSILVVTFNYRVGPYGFLTNGNQITPNNGLWDQVKALQWIQKHIHKFGGNPRHVVIGGDSAGAASVSYHLTRDRGNNHGLFVGAAAESVSFSTLLTVNQSQYLYDSFAIRAGCATTNSLACLRSKSSQELQSANVNLQPLPGAQNPQLFAWNPVIDGDFISEITYDAYKNGHFVRVPVIVGDDTNGGTVFAPRDTTTMPQMNTFLHDQFPFLSLNDLEAIDRLYPNTNTSCPQPGCRWRQVSAAYGDMRYKCPGLYINHQYNSHGETASWAYQWNVEDPAQIADGVGVPHTVEVHAIFGPNNTHGQAPRSYYPGMSNSQAVAIAQAYWTSFIRTLDPNTYRVANSAKWTTYSKHDMRHLVVNSGGRTEMVAMPGKLRDACNFFAEIGSRIKQ from the exons ATGCGTTTTAAACCTCCGTCCGATCCAAGTTCTATACATGGAATTCAGCAAGCCGATAAA CACGGGTTGATTTGCCTCGGAACGGGTTCACCTGCAAACAATGAGACTTTCGAGTCACAATCTGAAGACTGCTTATTCATCGACGTGTACGCACCGACTCAGGCGACTGCAACCTCTAAGCTGCcagttttctttttcatACAGGGAGGAGGGTTTGTGTCCAATTCCAACAGCAATTACAACGGCAGCGGCCTCATCGAAGCAAGTGATCGCTCTATTCTTGTTGTCACCTTCAACTATCGAGTAGGACCTTACGGCTTTTTGACGAACGGAAATCAGATTACGCCAAACAATGGACTGTGGGACCAAGTGAAGGCTCTTCAATGGATACAAAAACACATTCACAAGTTTGGGGGTAATCCAAGACATGTTGTAATTGGGGGCGACTCAGCTGGCGCTGCCAGTGTCTCGTACCATCTGACTCGGGACCGAGGCAACAACCACGGCCTCTTTGTCGGCGCCGCTGCAGAGTCTGTTTCCTTTTCAACTCTTCTCACAGTGAACCAGTCCCAATATTTGTACGACTCGTTTGCTATCCGTGCCGGATGTGCCACCACGAATAGCCTGGCTTGCTTACGGTCCAAGTCATCCCAGGAACTACAGTCTGCCAACGTCAATTTGCAGCCGCTTCCGGGTGCACAAAACCCACAATTATTTGCTTGGAACCCGGTCATTGATGGAGACTTTATTTCTGAAATTACGTACGACGCGTATAAGAACGGCCACTTTGTGCGTGTACCAGTTATTGTTGGAGATGACACCAACGGGGGCACAGTGTTTGCCCCGCgagacaccaccaccatgccacAGATGAACACATTCCTCCATGACCAGTTTCCATTTCTCAGCTTGAATGATTTGGAAGCTATTGACAGGCTGTACCCTaacacaaacacatcctGTCCTCAGCCAGGCTGTCGATGGAGGCAGGTGAGCGCAGCATACGGGGATATGAGATACAAGTGTCCTGGGTTGTACATCAACCACCAGTACAATTCTCATGGAGAAACAGCGTCGTGGGCATACCAATGGAATGTAGAGGACCCTGCTCAAATAGCAGATGGTGTAGGCGTGCCACATACGGTTGAGGTACATGCTATTTTTGGTCCAAATAATACACATGGACAAGCCCCGAGGAGTTATTACCCGGGCATGTCCAATTCACAGGCTGTTGCGATCGCGCAAGCATATTGGACCAGCTTTATACGAACCTTGGACCCCAATACATATCGTGTTGCCAACTCAGCTAAATGGACAACATACTCCAAGCACGACATGCGCCACTTGGTCGTGAATAGTGGAGGCAGGACTGAGATGGTAGCAATGCCAGGCAAGTTGAGAGATGCGTGTAACTTCTTCGCAGAAATCGGATCTCGGATTAAGCAGTAA
- a CDS encoding TIM-barrel signal transduction protein, predicted (similar to Cordyceps militaris CM01 XP_006669791.1) yields MSPPTNRREILGRLRSQIDQGKPIVGAGAGIGLSAKFIEEGGGDLIIIYNSGRFRMAGRGSLAGLMPYGNANDVVLDMANEVLPVIKSTPVVAGVCGTDPLRNMPFFLKQLHDMGFAGVQNFPTVGLIDGQFRANLEETGMSYDLEVDMIAMAHKMGLLTTPYVFNVQESEKMTRAGADVLVAHMGLTTSGSIGATSGKTLDECVLLIQKIRDAAVAINPDVIVLCHGGPIASPEDAQYVLTRTSGIHGFYGASSMERLPVETAITDITKSFKSIRP; encoded by the exons ATGTCGCCACCCACAAATAGAAGGGAGATCTTGGGCAGACTCCGGTCGCAAATAGACCAAGGCAAACCCattgttggcgctggtgctGGAATCGGGCTCTCAGCAAAGTTCAtcgaagaaggcggcggcgATCTAATCATCATCTACAACAGTGGTCGGTTTAGAATGGCCGGTAGAGGATCACTGGCTGGTCTCATGCCTTACGGAAATGCGAACGATGTTGTGCTCGACATG GCCAATGAAGTGCTGCCGGTCATTAAATCCACACCAGTTGTCGCAGGCGTTTGCGGCACTGACCCGTTAAGAAATatgccattcttcttgaAACAGTTACACGACATGGGCTTCGCTGGTGTGCAGAACTTTCCCACGGTAGGACTGATCGACGGCCAGTTTCGtgccaacttggaagaaACAGGAATGTCGTACGACTTGGAGGTTGACATGATAGCAATGGCTCACAAGATGGGCTTGCTCACAACTCCGTATGTATTCAATGTGCAAGAGAGCGAGAAGATGACTCGCGCAGGTGCCGATGTCCTTGTTGCGCACATGGGGCTCACTACCAGTGGATCAATTGGTGCTACGTCGGGTAAGACCTTGGACGAGTGCGTCTTGCTTATTCAAAAGATTCGCGATGCTGCGGTTGCTATCAACCCCGATGTTATCGTGTTATGCCACGGAGGACCAATAGCCAGTCCAGAAGATGCACAATACGTTCTGACACGCACAAGCGGGATTCATGGGTTTTATGGCGCAAGTTCCATGGAAAGGTTACCAGTTGAGACTGCAATCACTGATATTACGAAGAGTTTCAAGAGTATCCGTCCCTAG
- a CDS encoding WSC domain-containing protein (similar to Aspergillus clavatus NRRL 1 XP_001270001.1): protein MISSVVVLVSAAMAVRAMPSSVFEPTSNVHAFQVRAAGSPSTDGICGAFNGSSVCVASGFGPCCSQFGYCGSSDLHCGTGCQTGFGSCGTAPDPQVKDLGCFTDSTSARVLPFMINLAGNTPAKCSKACDDAGFAYSGVEFGSQCWCGSAPQQPLVTSAGCTMDCAGDSAQKCGGSNAIRIFSAIPTWQNKGCYSDATNSRTLSTSLNLAGNTNKKCQDACAAAGYKYAGTEFGSQCFCGNSIDNNGAAIAATSCNKACAGDSTTTCGGANALSLFLLLGA, encoded by the exons ATGATTTCCAGCGTTGTCGTGCTCGTCTCCGCCGCCATGGCCGTGCGAGCCATGCCCTCCTCGGTATTT GAGCCAACTAGCAATGTCCATGCATTCCAAGTGCGAGCTGCTGGTTCCCCCTCGACGGACGGCATCTGCGGCGCCTTCAATGGATCGTCCGTCTGCGTGGCCTCGGGCTTTGGACCATGCTGCTCCCAATTCGGATACTGTGGTAGCAGCGACCTGCACTGTGGTACGGGATGCCAGACTGGCTTTGGTTCCTGCGGCACTGCGCCGGACCCGCAGGTTAAGGACCTAGGCTGCTTCACTGACAGCACTAGTGCCCGTGTGCTGCCCTTCATGATCAATCTGGCTGGCAACACCCCAGCCAAGTGCAGCAAAGCCTGTGATGACGCCGGTTTCGCTTACTCAGGTGTCgagtttggcagccagtgCTGGTGCGGAAGCGCCCCCCAACAGCCGCTGGTGACCTCGGCCGGCTGCACAATGGACTGCGCCGGAGACAGTGCGCAGAAGTGTGGCGGCAGCAACGCCATCCGCATCTTCTCGGCCATTCCAACCTGGCAGAACAAAGGCTGCTACTCTGACGCTACCAACTCCCGCACCCTGAGCACCTCCTTAAACTTAGCCGGCAATACCAACAAGAAGTGCCAGGATGCCTGCGCTGCCGCTGGCTACAAGTATGCCGGCACCGAGTTTGGTTCTCAGTGCTTCTGCGGCAACTCGATTGACAACAACGGCGCGGCCATTGCCGCGACCAGCTGCAACAAGGCCTGCGCCGGAgactcaaccaccacctgTGGTGGCGCTAATGCCCTCAGCCTCTTTCTGCTCCTGGGAGCGTGA
- a CDS encoding glycosyl hydrolase family protein (similar to Aspergillus clavatus NRRL 1 XP_001270002.1) produces MEGPAPEQAALPASDQDTIAPQQTPERSTQPTPTTRSHLSSCQGRMHSPTYTVLNGAPRRRFRSSRLVGEYEKPWLGEWKRETNWDSIIFYSGVFIALCISAYIAWDNVRHIPQNKYCLIMDDHFAELDTKVWSHEVQLNGFGTGSFDWTTNDPANSYVDEQGLHIVPTLTLDTTSITEAQMLDKHLVNLTQDGTCTSREQRISTLNYNNPCSAVSNATSRAMINPVRSARLTTSGKKTIKYGRVEVEAKLPSGDWMWPAIWMMPQDSVYGEWPRSGEIDIMESRGNDAEKYPLGNNIVSSAMHWGTLYDTDAFRLSKGEWGSKRTKYSDGFHTFGLEWNEKYLFTWLDGRLRQIVFFDFTKNKNMWEYGQFAGVTVNKTVYKDTWSQTGRSNTPFDQPFYLILNVAVGSTNGWFPDKLGGKPWSDGSSAPMRDFWDAKDTWLPSWGEAKNRGMIVRSVKMWQEGACPS; encoded by the exons ATGGAAGGCCCAGCTCCAGAGCAGGCTGCACTCCCAGCCTCTGATCAAGACACAATCGCGCCTCAACAGACGCCGGAGCGCTCTACTCAGCCTACGCCTACAACTAGAAGTCATCTCTCGTCCTGCCAAGGCAGAATGCATTCACCAACATATACTGTCTTAAACG GAGCACCTCGACGGCGGTTTAGAAGTTCGAGACTAGTCGGAGA ATATGAGAAGCCGTGGCTTGGGGAGTGGAAGCGGGAGACGAACTGGGACAGCATCATCTTTTATTCTGGCGTCTTCATCGCTCTAT GTATTTCTGCTTACATTGCGTGGGACAATGTCCGGCATATCCCCCAAAATAAATATTGTCTGATTATGGACGACCATTTTGCCGAGTTAGACACGAAAGTCTGGAGCCACGAGGTCCAACTAAACGGATTCGG TACCGGATCGTTTGATTGGACCACAAATGACCCTGCCAACTCCTACGTTGACGAGCAGGGCCTGCATATCGTTCCGACACTAACTCTCGACACTACCTCAATTACCGAGGCACAAATGCTAGATAAACACCTTGTTAACCTCACCCAGGACGGAACGTGCACATCACGAGAACAGAGAATCTCTACCCTCAACTATAACAATCCTTGCTCGGCGGTTAGCAATGCTACGAGCCGTGCCATGATCAATCCAGTGCGCTCTGCTAGACTCACCACGTCGGGCAAGAAAACCATCAAGTACGGCCGAGTCGAGGTAGAAGCGAAGCTGCCTTCGGGCGATTGGATGTGGCCTGCCATCTGGATGATGCCTCAAGACTCAGTCTACGGCGAATGGCCTCGCAGCGGTGAGATCGACATCATGGAGTCTCGCGGCAACGACGCTGAAAAGTACCCGCTGGGCAATAACATTGTCAGCTCCGCAATGCACTGGGGCACGCTGTACGATACGGACGCTTTTCGCCTCAGCAAGGGCGAATGGGGTTCCAAGCGGACGAAATACTCGGATGGATTCCACACTTTCGGCCTCGAATGGAACGAAAAGTACCTATTTACTTGGCTGGACGGGAGACTTCGT CAAATCGTTTTTTTCGACTttaccaagaacaagaacatGTGGGAATACGGGCAGTTCGCTGGTGTCACTGTTAACAAGACGGTTTACAAGGACACATGGAGCCAAACGGGTCGCTCCAACACGCCTTTTGACCAACCATTTTACCTCATTCTCAACGTAGCCGTTGGCTCCACCAACGGTTGGTTCCC CGATAAACTGGGCGGGAAGCCCTGGTCTGATGGCAGCTCGGCGCCCATGCGTGACTTTTGGGATGCCAAGGATACGTGGCTACCGAGTTGGGGAGAGGCCAAAAACCGCGGCATGATTGTGCGATCGGTCAAGATGTGGCAGGAGGGAGCTTGCCCGTCTTAA
- a CDS encoding glycosyltransferase family 2 protein (similar to Neofusicoccum parvum UCRNP2 XP_007589419.1) — protein MDTMERSSHQKRCDETTLPALTLIRPSSTSSTTPNNSTWPSMPSRPTSVFKRSSSRSPSTSIAPSRHSQIGDYDIHDPFLIVKYIARRATLLGWFDEPAEMSVVNGLSLTGVAIKSNGSYIFQPTDIDPQVSSTVSKLDAEAVISISSDALVSIINTISPTQRSLVCNDTGARIPIVPSLEDVTPEMCHYSRACVALEEQVVLIWSQDAKNIVSVANNVQQEILHIAQTPLENEHEDNHGRALSDYTQRSSSTAPVATPNVVRGGLNEKSDIFQRAIALEENESDNDDLEKDAPVRPKLKMHAFKISFAIMLVIITQSLGVTKLLGEYYWDGGMARFGLLATIPPLTLFSLFFFIVLVTSLFQLLLPVGGCLKNSRFHSAVKPNPKRHREYELPHITVQMPVYKEGLKGVIVPTMISVMAAIEHYEQQGGTASVFINDDGMQLIQPELAEARKAYYRENGIGYTARLPHCKVGNKGGFLSWFHKSDNSAADSTLQDETQMSPQERSNKIGFQRKGKFKKASNMNYGLAFSNRVEDEIIRLTCLECERRGCTQDNLTIEDDDLIYQEALANMLDEDQGRTCK, from the exons ATGGATACCATGGAGCGCTCCTCTCACCAGAAGAGGTGTGACGAAACCACGCTACCTGCCCTCACTCTCATTCGAccgtcttcaacaagttctACCACCCCTAACAACAGTACTTGGCCGTCCATGCCCAGCCGGCCTACATCCGTGTTCAAGAGAAGTAGCTCTCgatcaccatcaacatctaTTGCGCCATCGCGGCATTCTCAGATCGGTGACTATGATATTCACGATCCCTTCTTG ATTGTCAAGTATATCGCTCGACGGGCGACCCTGCTTGGGTGGTTCGACGAGCCTGCCGAAATGTCCGTCGTCAACGGCCTCTCGCTCACTGGCGTGGCTATCAAATCCAATGGAAGTTACATCTTCCAGCCTACAGACATCGATCCTCAAGTCTCATCTACCGTATCCAAGCTTGACGCCGAGGCAGTTATATCCATATCATCGGACGCCCTGgtcagcatcatcaacaccatctcccCAACCCAGCGGTCGCTCGTTTGCAATGACACCGGAGCACGAATACCCATCGTGCCTAGTCTCGAGGACGTGACCCCTGAAATGTGCCACTACTCACGAGCCTGTGTTGCCCTAGAGGAACAAGTTGTACTTATCTGGTCCCAAGATGCCAAGAACATAGTTAGCGTGGCCAATAATGTGCAACAGGAGATTCTTCACATT GCACAAACCCCTCTCGAGAACGAGCACGAGGACAATCACGGACGCGCTCTTTCGGACTATACCCAACGCAGCTCGAGCACCGCGCCAGTTGCTACTCCTAATGTCGTCCGCGGAGGGCTTAATGAGAAGAGTGATATCTTCCAGCGAGCTATCGCCCTCGAGGAGAATGAAAGCGATAACGATGACCTTGAGAAGGACGCGCCTGTCCGACCAAAACTCAAGATGCACGCTTTCAAGATCAGTTTTGCTATCATGTTGGTTATTATTACTCAGTCTCTGGGTGTCACAAAG CTGCTCGGAGAATACTACTGGGATGGAGGTATGGCACGTTTCGGCCTACTTGCCACGATTCCGCCCCTTACTCTCTTCTCACTCTTCTTTTTTATTGTCCTCGTCACCAGTTTATtccagcttctgcttcccGTCGGAGGTTGCCTGAAAAACTCCCGCTTCCATTCCGCCGTTAAGCCCAACCCCAAACGTCATCGAGAGTATGAGCTGCCTCACATCACCGTTCAGATGCCCGTCTACAAGGAAGGTCTCAAGGGCGTTATTGTCCCAACCATGATTAgtgtcatggctgccattgAACACTATGAGCAGCAAGGCGGCACAGCATCCGTCTTTATTAATGACGATGGCATGCAACTCATCCAGCCTGAGCTCGCCGAGGCTCGCAAAGCCTATTACCGTGAGAATGGCATCGGTTATACTGCCCGCCTACCTCACTGCAAGGTTGGTAACAAGGGTGGGTTCCTGTCTTGGTTCCACAAGTCCGACAACTCGGCTGCAGATTCAACTTTGCAGGACGAAACGCAAATGTCGCCGCAGGAGCGGTCTAACAAGATTGGGTTCCAACGAAAGGGCAAGTTCAAAAAGGCTAGCAACATGAACTACGGCCTCGCCTTCTCAAACCGTGTCGAGGACGAGATAATACGCTTGACTTGCCTAGAGTGCGAGCGGCGTGGATGCACCCAAGATAATTTAACcattgaagacgacgatcTTATTTACCAAGAAGCCTTGGCTAACATGCTTGATGAGGACCAGGGCCGCACTTGCAAGTAA
- a CDS encoding glycosyltransferase family 2 protein (similar to Neofusicoccum parvum UCRNP2 XP_007589419.1), producing MLTVTGAEGNIRIGEIILIIDCDTRVPVDCLYYGALEMHESPEVAILQHGSGVMQVVHNTFENGITYFTNVVYTAIKYGVGSGDVSPFVGHNAFLRWKAMQSISFVDPSDGQTKWWSDAHVSEDFDLSLRVQMAGMIVRLATYHNGGFKEGVSLTLYDELTRWEKYAYGCNELVFHPFSQWFYNGPVTRLFLRFLWSNMPITSKVTITAYIFTYYAIASGLFLTTANYIIIGLFPDELDHLYMPSWGIWLSLIVVFNGLGSVAFSMVRHQLKEEVFWRALLEAIKWLPFLILYFGGISLNCAKALFCHAFSINIEWASTAKEPGPSGFFIGLDKMISSFKYTWLICIALAAMIIYFAVGAPWGYTITPGPHSTAMVAIVPLAVQICSAFFLPLALGLN from the exons ATGCTGACTGTCACAGGGGCGGAGGGCAACATCCGTATAGGCGAGATCATCTTGATCATTGATTGTGATACGCGAGTCCCTGTTGATTGTCTCTACTATGGCGCTCTAGAAATGCACGAGAGTCCTGAAGTCGCGATTCTTCAGCACGGATCCGGCGTCATGCAAGTAGTCCACAACACCTTTGAGAATGGCA TCACGTATTTCACCAATGTGGTCTATACGGCCATCAAGTATGGTGTCGGGTCTGGCGATGTCTCTCCGTTTGTGGGCCACAATGCCTTTCTTCGCTGGAAAGCTATGCAAAGCATCTCCTTCGTCGACCCATCCGATGGCCAAACCAAGTGGTGGTCTGATGCCCATGTCTCAGAGGATTTCGATCTCAGTCTTCGCGTTCAGATGGCAGGCATGATTGTTCGTCTTGCAACGTACCATAATGGTGGATTTAAGGAAGGCGTATCTTTGACGCTGTACGATGAGTTGACTCGTTGGGAAAAATACGCATATGGCTGTAACGAGCTTGTGTTCCATCCCTT CTCTCAGTGGTTCTACAACGGCCCAGTCACGAGGCTGTTCCTCCGCTTCCTTTGGAGCAACATGCCTATTACAAGCAAGGTCACTATTACTGCCTACATCTTTACTT ACTATGCTATCGCTTCTGGTCTCTTTTTGACAACTGCCAACTACATTATTATTGGTCTTTTCCCCGACGAGCTTGATCACCTCTATATGCCTTCTTGGGGCATCTGGTTGTCCCTTATTGTTGTTTTTAACGGCCTTGGTTCTGTTGCCTTTAGCATGGTACGCCATCAGTTAAAAGAGGAGGTCTTCTGGCGGGCCCTTCTGGAGGCTATTAAGTGGCTCCCCTTCCTTATCCTCTACTTCGGCGGGATAAGCTTAAATTGCGCTAAAGCTCTTTTTTGCCACGCATTTAGCATTAATATCGAGTGGGCTTCTACCGCTAAGGAACCTGGGCCAAGTGGCTTCTTTATTGGTCTCGATAAGATGATTTCCAGTTTCAAGTACACATGGCTTATCTGCATTGCTCTGGCAGCTATGATTATCTACTTTGCTGTCGGCGCACCCTGGGGATACACTATTACTCCTGGCCCACATTCTACTGCTATGGTTGCAATTGTGCCTTTAGCTGTGCAGATATGTAGCGCCTTTTTCTTGCCTCTAGCACTTGGCTTAAACTAA